From a single Macrobrachium rosenbergii isolate ZJJX-2024 chromosome 7, ASM4041242v1, whole genome shotgun sequence genomic region:
- the LOC136840343 gene encoding potassium channel subfamily K member 18-like has protein sequence MIPVLCYANAIVYLQWRCARKVLVVMISNLVVMPCLLLKCKSEQCFLDYEGHIREIQCPNCLPSSSSSSSFFFLSLLLLLLLLLLLFFFFLLLRSFVVSLVFEKDAELSCAEALLIQNGHRTKSWVFQTLSPEPPPPPTTPKFPHTPRPPHPHPHPHPHHHQGPPPHYFKPFKEKVKDCCRSTIAFIFSNVGVCGLLVGYTIAGAFIFKKIEGPHETTKMLSVDQIRNRTIQQLWNITVEYNVLYKSNWTKSVEKVVLNYTNDIIEAVNSGWDGADVTNGPLKWSTEGGFLYSLTVITTIGYGHISPTTTLGKITTILYAIFGLPVFLLYMANMGDILAKSLKWIYSKICVCVRPAPPTPKYDTSVVWRSAETTLRAPAGPSGYLGDEANHRGSVGGGDGDMQYSPELSDEISMDTESWQRSEKADVASVNIPISVSLVIMVALLYGGTKLFQEDEGWDVLTSFYFCFISLTTIGFGDYVPGSAVDDGSRMSFIYCSLYLMFGLALLSMCFNLMQEEVVHKITACLKAVRLFKRPEAT, from the exons ATGATACCTGTGTTGTGTTATGCAAATGCGATTGTTTACCTTCAGTGGCGTTGTGCAAGGAAAGTGCTTGTGGTAATGATTAGCAATTTAGTGGTAATGCCTTGTTTACTCTTGAAGTGTAAATCTGAACAGTGTTTCTTAGACTACGAGGGACACATAAGAGAAATACAGTGCCCTAACTGCTTGCcttccagttcttcttcttcttcttttttcttcctatctctcctcctcctcctcctcctcctcctcctcctcttcttcttcttcctacttcTTCGATCCTTCGTGGTTAGTCTAGTGTTTGAAAAGGACGCGGAACTGTCCTGCGCAGAGGCTCTGTTGATTCAAAATGGCCATAGAACGAAATCGTGGGTCTTCCAGACACTCTCACCagagccaccaccaccaccaaccacaCCCAAGTTCCCACACACCCCccgcccaccccacccccacccccacccccacccccaccaccaccaggGACCACCACCCCACTACTTCAAACCCTTCAAGGAGAAGGTGAAGGACTGCTGTCGGTCCACCATCGCCTTCATCTTCAGCAACGTCGGAGTCTGCGGGCTCCTGGTGGGCTACACCATAGCGGGGGCCTTCATCTTCAAGAAGATCGAGGGCCCTCACGAGACCACCAAAATGCTGAGCGTCGACCAGATCAGAAACAGGACCATCCAGCAGCTCTGGAACATCACGGTCGAGTACAACGTGCTCTACAAGTCGAACTGGACCAAGAGCGTCGAGAAGGTGGTCCTCAACTACACCAACGACATCATCGAGGCCGTCAATAGCGGCTGGGACGGGGCGGACGTGACTAACGGCCCTCTGAAGTGGTCCACCGAAGGAGGGTTCCTGTACTCTCTGACCGTCATCACGACTATAG GTTACGGCCACATCTCCCCGACGACGACTTTGGGGAAGATCACCACCATCCTGTATGCCATCTTTGGTCTTCCAGTCTTCCTCCTGTACATGGCCAACATGGGGGACATCCTGGCCAAGAGCCTCAAGTGGATCTACTCCAAGATCTGCGTCTGCGTCCGCCCTGCTCCTCCGACGCCCAAGTACGACACGTCTGTAGTCTGGAGATCTGCCGAGACGACCCTGAGGGCGCCCGCGGGACCCTCAGGCTACCTAGGGGATGAAGCTAACCACAGGGGCAGTGTCGGAGGCGGAGACGGGGATATGCAATACTCCCCCGAACTCAGCGACGAGATCTCGATGGACACGGAGTCCTGGCAGCGTTCTGAAAAGGCGGATGTAGCCTCGGTAAACATCCCCATCTCGGTGTCCCTGGTGATCATGGTGGCTCTCCTGTACGGAGGAACCAAGCTCTTCCAGGAGGACGAGGGCTGGGACGTCCTGACCTCCTTCTACTTCTGCTTCATCTCGCTGACGACCATAGGATTCGGGGACTACGTCCCAGGGTCTGCTGTGGACGATGGAAGTCGAATGAGCTTCATCTACTGCTCGCTCTACCTCATGTTCGGCCTAGCACTGCTCTCCATGTGCTTCAACCTCATGCAGGAGGAGGTGGTGCACAAGATCACGGCGTGCCTCAAGGCCGTCCGCTTGTTCAAGCGGCCGGAAGCGACTTGA